One window of the Nicotiana tabacum cultivar K326 chromosome 4, ASM71507v2, whole genome shotgun sequence genome contains the following:
- the LOC107774692 gene encoding putative UDP-arabinopyranose mutase 2 — translation MAKASASVAPTPLLKDELDIVIPTIRNLDFLEQWRPFFQAYHLIIVQDGDPSKVIKVPEGFDYELYNRNDINKILGPKASCISFKDSACRCFGYMVSKKKYIYTIDDDCFVAKDPTGKEINALEQHIKNLLSPSSPFFFNTLYDPYREGADFVRGYPFSLREGVPTAVSHGLWLNIPDYDAPTQLVKPLERNTRYVDAVMTIPKGTLFPMCGMNLAFDRELIGPAMYFGLMGDGQPIGRYDDMWAGWCTKVICDHLGLGVKTGLPYIWHSKASNPFVNLKKEYKGIYWQEELIPFFQSVALPKDCTSVQKCYLELSKQVKAKLGKVDDYFNKLADAMITWIEAWNELNPSAAAAAVKLPNGSSK, via the exons ATGGCAAAGGCTTCTGCTTCTGTTGCTCCAACCCCTCTTCTGAAAGATGAACTTGACATAGTTATTCCCACAATCAGAAACCTTGATTTCTTGGAGCAGTGGAGGCCTTTTTTCCAGGCTTACCATCTTATCATTGTTCAAGATGGTGACCCTTCTAAGGTCATTAAGGTCCCTGAAGGTTTCGATTACGAGCTTTATAATCGTAATGACATTAACAAAATTCTGGGTCCTAAGGCTTCTTGTATCTCTTTCAAGGATTCCGCTTGCCGTTGCTTTGGTTATATGGTTTCCAAGAAGAAGTACATCTACACCATTGACGACGATTGCTTT GTAGCCAAGGACCCAACTGGCAAGGAAATTAATGCACTTGAGCAACACATTAAAAATCTGTTGTCCCCATCAAGTCCATTTTTCTTCAACACATTGTATGATCCGTACAGAGAGGGTGCAGATTTTGTGCGTGGGTACCCATTCAGTCTCCGTGAAGGTGTACCTACTGCAGTTTCACATGGTCTCTGGCTCAACATCCCTGATTATGATGCACCTACCCAGCTTGTCAAGCCTCTTGAAAGGAACACTAG GTATGTTGATGCTGTTATGACTATCCCAAAAGGAACCCTCTTCCCTATGTGTGGCATGAATTTGGCATTCGACCGTGAGTTGATTGGCCCTGCTATGTACTTTGGACTCATGGGCGATGGACAGCCTATTGGACGCTACGACGATATGTGGGCTGGTTGGTGCACCAAG GTGATCTGTGATCATTTAGGATTGGGAGTCAAGACAGGTCTGCCATACATCTGGCACAGCAAGGCCAGCAATCCATTTGTGAACCTCAAGAAGGAATACAAGGGTATTTACTGGCAAGAGGAGTTGATCCCATTCTTCCAATCTGTTGCCCTTCCAAAGGACTGCACCTCTGTCCAAAAATGCTACCTTGAACTCTCCAAACAAGTGAAGGCAAAACTTGGCAAAGTGGATGATTACTTTAACAAGCTGGCAGATGCTATGATCACATGGATTGAAGCATGGAACGAGCTCAACCCATCTGCGGCGGCTGCTGCTGTGAAATTACCCAATGGCAGCTCAAAATAG
- the LOC107770932 gene encoding squamosa promoter-binding-like protein 6 (The RefSeq protein has 1 substitution compared to this genomic sequence): MESWSYLSGGKGFISEESVSVNDGMGRAKNGLMGWELKTPNSYVMCSSQEGSTNNQGFPELGSQNLMRKTMFSDQSIFGSVAASPSAYSGEDKSKSSSKLSSSVVESNSRDSSLIDLKLGRFLDQIDANVYKSPKIMPNVSSAESIVPAKRMRAGGASSHPFCQVQGCGKDLSSCKDYHKRHKVCEVHSKTAKVIVNGIEQRFCQQCSRFHLLAEFDDGKRSCRKRLAGHNERRRKPHTGNRFRGTLATSSFACQDILGVRFLHQPKFEMHDWYKNVKVEDGVERSPQLVMPFSNGQLQPKSVFTSYHAKKQCQPLHDEGQPAVTTSRINESTISSLHDIRGSDFVSPSLFHTTSTGSEVLHVLDTSSTIHGLSGISNSSNALSLLSSQSRGSSNHSTVFRAAHPLISPSNNSRYSVTQASKEVLGLSPQDSAGRLSNTFNSSGVNSAEGGLDQILFPSSTCGVNGIIQGPNFVNHKDQLSCEDGPTIDLLQLSSQLQRVEHQRLSMQAKQGSNTFPGLRIT, encoded by the exons ATGGAGTCTTGGAGCTATCTCTCAGGGGGAAAGGGTTTCATATCAGAGGAATCAGTTTCTGTAAATGATGGAATGGGGCGAGCTAAAAATGGATTAATGGGTTGGGAACTGAAGACCCCTAACAGCTATGTGATGTGCTCAAGTCAAGAAGGTAGTACTAATAATCAAGGATTTCCTGAATTGGGTTCTCAAAATTTGATGAGAAAAACTATGTTCAGTGACCAAAGTATTTTTGGTTCAGTGGCAGCTAGTCCTAGTGCATATTCTGGGGAAGATAAATCTAAGTCTAGTTCCAAGTTATCAAGCTCAGTTGTGGAATCAAACTCTAGAGATTCATCACTGATTGATTTGAAGCTTGGAAGATTTCTTGATCAAATAGATGCAAATGTTTACAAATCTCCCAAGATTATGCCTAATGTCTCTTCTGCTGAGTCCATTGTTCCAGCCAAGAGAATGAGAGCAGGAGGTGCGAGTTCCCATCCATTTTGTCAGGTTCAAGGTTGTGGGAAGGATCTCAGCTCTTGTAAGGACTATCACAAGAGGCATAAAGTTTGTGAGGTTCATTCAAAGACTGCTAAAGTTATCGTAAACGGCATTGAGCAAAGGTTTTGTCAGCAATGTAGCAG GTTCCATCTGCTGGCTGAATTTGATGATGGCAAACGGAGCTGCAGGAAACGTCTTGCAGGTCATAATGAGCGCCGAAGGAAGCCCCATACTG GTAACAGATTTCGTGGAACTTTAGCGACATCATCCTTTGCTTGCCAAGACATACTTGGTGTCCGCTTTCTGCATCAGCCAAAATTTGAGATGCATGACTGGTATAAGAATGTAAAAGTTGAAGATGGTGTTGAACGTAGCCCTCAACTTGTCATGCCCTTTTCAAATGGACAGTTGCAACCAAAATCTGTTTTCACGTCATATCATGCCAAGAAACAGTGTCAACCTCTCCATGATGAAGGACAACCTGCTGTAACAACGAGCAGAATTAACGAGAGCACCATCTCATCTCTGCATGACATAAGAGGATCAGATTTTGTTTCCCCTTCTTTGTTCCACACCAGCTCAACTGGATCTGAAGTCTTGCATGTTTTGGACACATCTTCTACTATTCATGGGCTATCAGGGATATCAAACTCCAGCAATGCTCTCTCTCTTCTGTCATCCCAATCACGGGGCTCGTCAAATCATTCCACTGTTTTTCGTGCCGCTCATCCCCTGATTTCCCCAAGCAATAATTCACGTTACAGTGTGACTCAAGCATCTAAAGAAGTCCTGGGACTTAGTCCTCAGGATTCAGCAGGTAGACTGTCCAACACATTCAATTCATCTGGGGTCAATTCTGCAGAAGGTGGACTGGACCAGATACTATTTCCTAGCAGCACTTGTGGCGTCAATGGGATCATTCAAGGACCAAATTTTGTGAACCACAAGGATCAACTTTCTTGTGAAGATGGACCCACTATCGATTTGCTCCAGTTGTCATCGCAGCTTCAGCGTGTGGAGCATCAAAGGCTTTCCATGCAAGCGAAGCAGGGCAGCAACACTTTTCCCGGCCTCAGGATCACTTGA
- the LOC107770932 gene encoding squamosa promoter-binding-like protein 6 isoform X1, protein MESWSYLSGGKGFISEESVSVNDGMGRAKNGLMGWELKTPNSYVMCSSQEGSTNNQGFPELGSQNLMRKTMFSDQSIFGSVAASPSAYSGEDKSKSSSKLSSSVVESNSRDSSLIDLKLGRFLDQIDANVYKSPKIMPNVSSAESIVPAKRMRAGGASSHPFCQVQGCGKDLSSCKDYHKRHKVCEVHSKTAKVIVNGIEQRFCQQCSRFHLLAEFDDGKRSCRKRLAGHNERRRKPHTGNRFRGTLATSSFACQDILGVRFLHQPKFEMHDWYKNVKVEDGVERSPQLVMPFSNGQLQPKSVFTSYHAKKQCQPLHDEGQPAVTTSRINESTISSLHDIRGSDFVSPSLFHTSSTGSEVLHVLDTSSTIHGLSGISNSSNALSLLSSQSRGSSNHSTVFRAAHPLISPSNNSRYSVTQASKEVLGLSPQDSAGRLSNTFNSSGVNSAEGGLDQILFPSSTCGVNGIIQGPNFVNHKDQLSCEDGPTIDLLQLSSQLQRVEHQRLSMQAKQGSNTFPGLRIT, encoded by the exons ATGGAGTCTTGGAGCTATCTCTCAGGGGGAAAGGGTTTCATATCAGAGGAATCAGTTTCTGTAAATGATGGAATGGGGCGAGCTAAAAATGGATTAATGGGTTGGGAACTGAAGACCCCTAACAGCTATGTGATGTGCTCAAGTCAAGAAGGTAGTACTAATAATCAAGGATTTCCTGAATTGGGTTCTCAAAATTTGATGAGAAAAACTATGTTCAGTGACCAAAGTATTTTTGGTTCAGTGGCAGCTAGTCCTAGTGCATATTCTGGGGAAGATAAATCTAAGTCTAGTTCCAAGTTATCAAGCTCAGTTGTGGAATCAAACTCTAGAGATTCATCACTGATTGATTTGAAGCTTGGAAGATTTCTTGATCAAATAGATGCAAATGTTTACAAATCTCCCAAGATTATGCCTAATGTCTCTTCTGCTGAGTCCATTGTTCCAGCCAAGAGAATGAGAGCAGGAGGTGCGAGTTCCCATCCATTTTGTCAGGTTCAAGGTTGTGGGAAGGATCTCAGCTCTTGTAAGGACTATCACAAGAGGCATAAAGTTTGTGAGGTTCATTCAAAGACTGCTAAAGTTATCGTAAACGGCATTGAGCAAAGGTTTTGTCAGCAATGTAGCAG GTTCCATCTGCTGGCTGAATTTGATGATGGCAAACGGAGCTGCAGGAAACGTCTTGCAGGTCATAATGAGCGCCGAAGGAAGCCCCATACTG GTAACAGATTTCGTGGAACTTTAGCGACATCATCCTTTGCTTGCCAAGACATACTTGGTGTCCGCTTTCTGCATCAGCCAAAATTTGAGATGCATGACTGGTATAAGAATGTAAAAGTTGAAGATGGTGTTGAACGTAGCCCTCAACTTGTCATGCCCTTTTCAAATGGACAGTTGCAACCAAAATCTGTTTTCACGTCATATCATGCCAAGAAACAGTGTCAACCTCTCCATGATGAAGGACAACCTGCTGTAACAACGAGCAGAATTAACGAGAGCACCATCTCATCTCTGCATGACATAAGAGGATCAGATTTTGTTTCCCCTTCTTTGTTCCACACCAGCTCAACTGGATCTGAAGTCTTGCATGTTTTGGACACATCTTCTACTATTCATGGGCTATCAGGGATATCAAACTCCAGCAATGCTCTCTCTCTTCTGTCATCCCAATCACGGGGCTCGTCAAATCATTCCACTGTTTTTCGTGCCGCTCATCCCCTGATTTCCCCAAGCAATAATTCACGTTACAGTGTGACTCAAGCATCTAAAGAAGTCCTGGGACTTAGTCCTCAGGATTCAGCAGGTAGACTGTCCAACACATTCAATTCATCTGGGGTCAATTCTGCAGAAGGTGGACTGGACCAGATACTATTTCCTAGCAGCACTTGTGGCGTCAATGGGATCATTCAAGGACCAAATTTTGTGAACCACAAGGATCAACTTTCTTGTGAAGATGGACCCACTATCGATTTGCTCCAGTTGTCATCGCAGCTTCAGCGTGTGGAGCATCAAAGGCTTTCCATGCAAGCGAAGCAGGGCAGCAACACTTTTCCCGGCCTCAGGATCACTTGA